The window GCAAACCGCCGCCGCAGCCGCCACATTGAGCGACTCCATGCCGCCCGGCTGGGGAATCGTCACTCGCAACGACACCGCGTCGCGCCAGATCTGCGACACGCCCGCCCCTTCGTTGCCGAACACCCACGCGAGCGGTCCGCTCAGATCGCAGTCGTAGATCGCTTCGGCGCCGTGCGAATCCGTAATCACGATCGGCACCGCGATGCGCTCGATCAGTGACTGCGCTTCGACGTCCTCGTGAATCTGCAGCAGGAAGTGCGCGCCCATGCCCGAGCGCAAGACTTTCGACGACCACGCGTACGCCGTGCCCGGCGCGCAGAACACCTGCTGAATGCCGGCCGCCGCCGCGCTGCGCAGAATCGAGCCGACGTTGCCGGCGTCCTGCACGCCGTCGAGCACGAGACAGGTCTGCGCGACCGTGTCGGGCAGCGGCGGATCGAGCTTGTCGACCAGCAGCAGAATCCCCACACCATGCACGACGTTCGACAACTGCCCGAACAACGCATCCGGCAGCGTCACGACGCGATGATCTTCGACACGCGCGACGATCGCGCGCGCTTCGTCGTGAGTCAGCGCGCCGTCGGTGACGA is drawn from Burkholderia sp. 9120 and contains these coding sequences:
- a CDS encoding RNA methyltransferase, which encodes MKAITSRDNPLYKRLKALAGSTHQQRRGGQALLEGFHLASAFLDVAGQPEMCIVTDGALTHDEARAIVARVEDHRVVTLPDALFGQLSNVVHGVGILLLVDKLDPPLPDTVAQTCLVLDGVQDAGNVGSILRSAAAAGIQQVFCAPGTAYAWSSKVLRSGMGAHFLLQIHEDVEAQSLIERIAVPIVITDSHGAEAIYDCDLSGPLAWVFGNEGAGVSQIWRDAVSLRVTIPQPGGMESLNVAAAAAVCVFEQCRQQRGRA